In the Nicotiana tabacum cultivar K326 chromosome 16, ASM71507v2, whole genome shotgun sequence genome, one interval contains:
- the LOC107806707 gene encoding uncharacterized protein LOC107806707 isoform X1, with the protein MGLINFLLISAKILLSCSFWIVCRPSVTLLCPLYASIRAIESDKASSYQKCLQYWVLFGLTTVLELTLGKPLTGFSFWLYAKGLASLLLVMPQFSVASYVYMHFVKPCVSPNPRAEKVTENNDCMPMKISDYIDAAPIRVEQKEKDNLQSLVIYEVESSPTSDWPIYPKKVQMDWSCALCLVSTSSEKCLKQHIQGRKHKLKEEEEERKHEMMASKKAKFASKLEGNYLTDLLKSLIRLKSEKFVELRGFNLPMGRPVKYCTWKKPEFGWIKLNTDGSIDRKNSGLGCLLRDDEGVPLCACISKVPCEDIFLVELLAIWRGLTLAASIGIKMIWVESDSMSAVKAINKEQPFSQKASSCLIHIWKILKKFQKYQVTHSWRETNRAADYLSKKDISGSDIVIWPRDFSTSLCKFIAEDAQGSWYLRR; encoded by the exons ATGGGTCTGATCAACTTTCTTCTGATTTCAGCCAAAATTTTGCTCTCTTG TTCTTTTTGGATAGTTTGTAGACCATCAGTGACATTGCTATGTCCTCT ATATGCATCAATTCGGGCGATAGAGAGTGATAAAGCATCCAGCTACCAAAAGTGTCTTCAATATTGGGTTCTATTTGGATTAACCACTGTATTGGAGTTGACTCTTGGAAAGCCTTTGACTGG GTTTTCATTTTGGCTTTATGCAAAAGGATTAGCATCCCTCTTGCTCGTGATGCCTCAGTTTAGTGTTGCTTCTTATGTGTATATGCACTTTGTTAAGCCATGTGTTTCCCCAAATCCACGCGCGGAAAAGGTCACGGAAAATAACGATTGCATGCCCATGAAGATCAGCGATTATATTGATGCAGCACCGATACGTGTTGAACAGAAGGAAAAGGACAACCTGCAAAGTTTGGTCATTTATGAG GTTGAATCTTCTCCTACGAGTGATTGGCCAATTTATCCTAAGAAAGTTCAAATGGACTGGAGCTGCGCTTTATGTCTTGTGAGCACTTCTAGCGAGAAATGTCTAAAGCAACACATCCAAGGTAGGAAGCACAAattgaaggaagaagaagaagaaaggaaacacGAAATGATGGCAAGTAAAAAAGCCAAATTTGCTTCAAAGTTAGAGGGAAATTATTTAACAGATCTACTTAAGAGTTTGATCCGGCTAAAATCTGAAAAGTTTGTGGAACTAAGAGGTTTTAATTTGCCAATGGGACGACCAGTTAAGTACTGCACTTGGAAAAAGCCTGAGTTTGGATGGATAAAGCTAAATACAGATGGATCTATAGACCGAAAAAATTCTGGTCTTGGTTGTTTGCTTCGCGATGATGAAGGTGTTCCTTTATGTGCTTGCATCTCTAAGGTTCCATGTGAAGATATCTTCTTGGTTGAGTTACTAGCTATTTGGAGAGGTCTTACACTTGCTGCGAGTATAGGGATCaaaatgatatgggtagaatccGACTCAATGAGTGCAGTGAAAGCCATTAACAAAGAGCAGCCATTTAGTCAGAAGGCTAGTAGCTGTCTCATACacatttggaaaattttgaagaagtTTCAGAAGTACCAAGTTACTCATTCGTGGCGCGAAACAAACAGAGCAGCTGATTATTTATCAAAGAAGGATATATCAGGAAGTGACATTGTTATTTGGCCTAGAGATTTTTCTACTTCCCTTTGCAAATTTATTGCAGAAGATGCTCAGGGAAGTTGGTACCTTAGACGGTGA
- the LOC107806707 gene encoding uncharacterized protein LOC107806707 isoform X2: protein MGLINFLLISAKILLSWFSFWLYAKGLASLLLVMPQFSVASYVYMHFVKPCVSPNPRAEKVTENNDCMPMKISDYIDAAPIRVEQKEKDNLQSLVIYEVESSPTSDWPIYPKKVQMDWSCALCLVSTSSEKCLKQHIQGRKHKLKEEEEERKHEMMASKKAKFASKLEGNYLTDLLKSLIRLKSEKFVELRGFNLPMGRPVKYCTWKKPEFGWIKLNTDGSIDRKNSGLGCLLRDDEGVPLCACISKVPCEDIFLVELLAIWRGLTLAASIGIKMIWVESDSMSAVKAINKEQPFSQKASSCLIHIWKILKKFQKYQVTHSWRETNRAADYLSKKDISGSDIVIWPRDFSTSLCKFIAEDAQGSWYLRR from the exons ATGGGTCTGATCAACTTTCTTCTGATTTCAGCCAAAATTTTGCTCTCTTG GTTTTCATTTTGGCTTTATGCAAAAGGATTAGCATCCCTCTTGCTCGTGATGCCTCAGTTTAGTGTTGCTTCTTATGTGTATATGCACTTTGTTAAGCCATGTGTTTCCCCAAATCCACGCGCGGAAAAGGTCACGGAAAATAACGATTGCATGCCCATGAAGATCAGCGATTATATTGATGCAGCACCGATACGTGTTGAACAGAAGGAAAAGGACAACCTGCAAAGTTTGGTCATTTATGAG GTTGAATCTTCTCCTACGAGTGATTGGCCAATTTATCCTAAGAAAGTTCAAATGGACTGGAGCTGCGCTTTATGTCTTGTGAGCACTTCTAGCGAGAAATGTCTAAAGCAACACATCCAAGGTAGGAAGCACAAattgaaggaagaagaagaagaaaggaaacacGAAATGATGGCAAGTAAAAAAGCCAAATTTGCTTCAAAGTTAGAGGGAAATTATTTAACAGATCTACTTAAGAGTTTGATCCGGCTAAAATCTGAAAAGTTTGTGGAACTAAGAGGTTTTAATTTGCCAATGGGACGACCAGTTAAGTACTGCACTTGGAAAAAGCCTGAGTTTGGATGGATAAAGCTAAATACAGATGGATCTATAGACCGAAAAAATTCTGGTCTTGGTTGTTTGCTTCGCGATGATGAAGGTGTTCCTTTATGTGCTTGCATCTCTAAGGTTCCATGTGAAGATATCTTCTTGGTTGAGTTACTAGCTATTTGGAGAGGTCTTACACTTGCTGCGAGTATAGGGATCaaaatgatatgggtagaatccGACTCAATGAGTGCAGTGAAAGCCATTAACAAAGAGCAGCCATTTAGTCAGAAGGCTAGTAGCTGTCTCATACacatttggaaaattttgaagaagtTTCAGAAGTACCAAGTTACTCATTCGTGGCGCGAAACAAACAGAGCAGCTGATTATTTATCAAAGAAGGATATATCAGGAAGTGACATTGTTATTTGGCCTAGAGATTTTTCTACTTCCCTTTGCAAATTTATTGCAGAAGATGCTCAGGGAAGTTGGTACCTTAGACGGTGA